The Spirosoma foliorum genome has a window encoding:
- a CDS encoding ankyrin repeat domain-containing protein, translated as MMVGLLYIEKGATIHHAGCHGGTALHWAAWTGRDKLVQRLLQEGADIHKRCTTFWGTPLLWAVHGFKFGGPENRYHQINCVRLLLEAGSDKTIPNKSGEKAVDFLSEEDVKLRQLLS; from the coding sequence TATATTGAAAAAGGGGCTACTATTCATCATGCCGGGTGTCATGGAGGAACGGCTTTGCACTGGGCCGCCTGGACAGGTCGGGATAAACTGGTGCAGCGATTGCTTCAAGAGGGGGCCGATATCCATAAACGGTGTACGACCTTTTGGGGTACGCCACTCTTATGGGCGGTTCATGGATTCAAATTCGGCGGGCCTGAAAACCGATACCATCAAATCAATTGCGTACGCTTGTTGCTGGAAGCCGGGTCTGATAAAACTATTCCAAACAAAAGTGGAGAAAAAGCCGTCGATTTTCTAAGTGAAGAGGATGTTAAATTAAGGCAACTTCTGAGTTAG